The following coding sequences are from one Leptospira mayottensis 200901116 window:
- a CDS encoding 50S ribosomal protein L25/general stress protein Ctc — MSQNTIHKIAVKKRTETGKNENNRLRSSGMIPVNIIGAGVATSGAVNEKELEKMVHSGIRQSTLIELDVEGQGQQKVFVKEIQRFPEIGRIRHVDFYKVVPGKKIVTKIGIETTGVAKGSKTGGQFEHIIHELRVKTIPEDLLENLTIDVTDLDVGDSIKISQLKVPTSWEILINGDPIVTSVNKTKALLAAERAEAKSAAPDDAKAKKGKK, encoded by the coding sequence ATGAGCCAGAACACAATCCACAAAATTGCGGTAAAAAAAAGAACAGAAACCGGCAAAAACGAAAACAATCGTCTTCGTTCTTCCGGAATGATTCCCGTGAATATCATTGGAGCCGGCGTTGCGACTTCCGGAGCGGTAAACGAGAAAGAACTTGAAAAGATGGTTCATTCCGGAATCCGCCAGTCCACTTTGATCGAACTTGATGTGGAAGGCCAAGGCCAACAAAAAGTATTCGTAAAAGAAATCCAAAGATTTCCGGAGATCGGCAGAATCCGTCATGTGGACTTTTATAAAGTCGTGCCCGGTAAAAAGATTGTTACCAAAATTGGTATAGAAACCACCGGAGTTGCGAAAGGTTCCAAGACCGGTGGTCAGTTCGAACATATCATTCACGAGCTTCGTGTTAAAACAATCCCCGAAGATCTTCTGGAAAATCTAACGATAGATGTTACCGATCTCGACGTGGGCGATTCGATTAAGATCAGTCAGTTAAAAGTTCCTACAAGCTGGGAAATTTTAATCAACGGAGATCCGATCGTGACTTCCGTGAATAAAACGAAAGCTCTCCTTGCCGCCGAAAGAGCAGAAGCGAAAAGCGCCGCCCCAGACGACGCTAAAGCTAAAAAAGGTAAGAAGTAA